Within Runella rosea, the genomic segment TCAAGGGTTACACCAGAACTTGTTTGTGACGAAGGAACCGAGAAATTGCAGTAATTCGCTCCTCCCCTTAGACCCACTTTAAACTTAAATCCGCCTTCTTCGGCAGGAGCAGCGGCTTTGGGGGCAGGTGCAGGAGCTGATTTTTGGGCGGTCTGAGGTTTGGTCGTCGATTTAGGAGGGGTAGTTGTCTTTGACTTAGTAGGCTGAGTGGCAGGTTTTTTGTTTGTATTTCCGTGCAGTTTATCATACATTTCCTGCATACTCTGACTCGGCTGAGGCTCAGCGGGCTTGGTCGGAGTAGTCGTTTGCGCATACATGCTGCCCGAAGTAGTAGCTGCCGTCAGGGCCGCACCGAAAATCAACGTAAGGAGTCTGTTCATATAGAGTAGATAAAATAGATATGGGTTTGCGGTACTTTTTGTAAAGTAACGGTTTTTGAAACACAAAATTCGATACTTATTTCCTTTTTTTTTAGGGTGGTTGTACTATCTTTTAGTAGGTGTTTCTACGTGTTTTTACTCAAACCGAACCGATACCAATACTTTATCGGCCACCAATTGCCCGCTTCGCAAACCAGGCTCCCAAGAATCACCGCTTTTGACGATGCGTATTGCTTCTTCAAAAAGCTGCGAATCTGCTTTATTAATAGCCTTAAAATCAACCAACTCTCCCGAAGAAGTTACCACAAAAGAAAGCTTAACTTGCCCTCTTGGTGCCTGAGGATTTTGGGCAATATAGGCCTTGGCTGAATTCTCAAGGTAGTCTTTGTACTTTTTCCAACCGTTTTGAGGACCAACCTCTCGGTTCATTATTTTAGCATTTCTTGGCGGGGCGCTTACTACTACTTCACTCAAAGGCTGCTCATCTTCTTTCAATACAATGGGGGCAATAACGGAATCACTGACGGTAAGCTGCATTTTCTCAAACCCCACCGATAAGACCGTGATTTCGTCGCCTCGGCGTACATTTGGTAATACAAAATTGCCTCCCGCATCGGTACTCACGCCCCTCAACTGATTTTTAAGTTGTAGTGCCACTCCTGGCAGCGCCTGCAGATTGGCGGTTAGCACCTTACCACGAACCGTAAAAACAGCTTCGTTTTTGACCGCGCTAAACGCACTTCTTTTGGCTAATGCCGCCGTCGGAGCCATCTCAACTTTCTCGGGTATTTGGGCGCTTCCAGCCTCATTTTTCCCCGAATCTTGCACTTGTACGGTCGCAGGTGCGGCCTCCAGCGCGGGCACATCATTCGTTTTTTCTTCCAAAGTCAGCGTTGGTTTGAGTGCCGCCGCAATTTCTGTCGCAGCCTCTTTTTTGGACGTGGACGCAGGCTTAGGGGCAAAATGCTCAGTATTCGCCGATGACTCAATCGAGGACGGTTGATTTCCCACTACAGCAGGCACTGATTCAGGTTTTAGTATAGGTGACGGTTGTCGTTGCGCAATGGCGGATGAAGCCTTCCCGGGCATTTCCTTCTTCAAGGCCATCCACCAACCCAACCCCACAACCAACACCACCGCCGCTGCCGAGGCATAATAGTACGGCAGCCACGATTGTTGCTTTTTTTCTACGCGTTGATGAAGTCGCTCACGTAACTCCTTTAGGGCTTTTTTATCTTCAACATTAGCTTTTTTTATCGCCCGTAATCCTTCAATTGTATCATCCATCCGCTCGTTTTCCAACGCCGCTTTTTCAATTTGATATTGCTCAGCAGGCGTCAACTCCCCCGCCACATAACGGCGCAGTTGCTCAATTGATGGTTCGATGTATTTTTTAGGTTTAGCCATGTTGTTTGCCCTCCATGCACAGTTTCAAATTTCGCTTGCCATTTTGGAGATAACTTTTGACTTTGGTGATTGCAAAACCCGTTTGCTCGGCAATCTGTTGATAACATAACTGTTGGAAATAAAACAACTCTACGCTGCGGCGCTGCTCTTGCGCGAGGATTTGCAGGCAATCCCCCAAATCAGACAATTGAGTCTCTATTCGCCAATCCTCTTTTTCGGGCGGTTCGGCCACGAAATTTTCGTACGCTTCCTGCTCAAAAATGCCCTCATCTCCCACCGCTACCCGTTTTTGGCGGAGTTGCATCAGGCAATAATTTCGCGCTACGCTGTGCAACCAGCTTTTGAAGTTTTGAACTTCGTGAGTTTTTAAATCCGTAATCAATTGTTCAAACACTTGCATTACCGCGTCTTTGGCTTCGTCTTCTTGCCGCAAATACCGAAAGCACACCGCAAAAACCATGTCCATGTGCCGTTCATACAGCTCTCCCAGCCCCGTCAAATCGCCCGTGCGGCGGTAGTCCGACAGGTATTCGGCATCGGTAAGGGCAGTTTTACGACGAAATATTTTTAGAAACAAGGGATTAGAGGTGTTTGAACCGAAAAATGATAAACTGAAAATGTAAAAGTCTGAAACGGAAACCCAGACTCGCCCTCAATTAAGGGCGCTTTTGACAATAGATGCAGTGCTTCGATCTTTTCCACAAAAAAATTCCAAAAACTTTTATGGAATCTTTAACGTCCCTGCATCTAATGGTTGAAACTAAAAATTACAACCATGAAAACAAAATTCTTTTGCCTGATTTTTAGCGTATTGGCGCTTTACGCCTGCGCCCAGTCTGCGCCTGTTACGGTGACGGGAATCGTGTCGGAAGCAGGCACCAAAGTACCACTTGCGGGAGCGACTGTCTTTATCAAAAATACCAAAACGGGCACCATCACCGACGCACAAGGCAGGTATGCCATCCGTGCCAAAACGGGGGACAAACTCCTATTCTCATTCATTGGCTACCAAGCTACCGAACGAAAAATCGGGACCGATTTGGTGATAAATGTAGCGTTGAAAGCAGACAATCAACCACTTCAAGAAGTAGCAGTCGTGACTGGAAGAGCCGCACCTAATGCTAAAATGCAAACATTTGCGGTACAGCCCGCGGCAATGCCAAGCCTGATGCACGACGGCCAATTCAACACAGAAGAATACAAGGCATTGAACGAGAATATTTTTCACGATGCCAAGAAAAACCCCTTAACTACTTTTTCTATTGATGTAGACCGGGCGGCTTACAGCAACGTGCGCCGAATGCTTAATTTGGGGCAATTTCCCCAACGGGACGTCGTACGTATCGAAGAACTGGTTAACTATTTTGATTACGATTATCCTCAACCCAAAGGCGAACATCCCGTAGCTATCCACACCGAGATTTCGGATTCGCCCTGGAATAAAGGATTGAAATTGGCGCACATTGGATTACAAGCCAAAACCATTCCGACCGCTCATCTACCCGCCTCCAATCTGGTATTTTTAGTCGACGTGTCAGGTTCCATGAACTGGGTCAATAAATTGCCGTTGGTCAAAGAAGCCTTCAAACTCCTCGTTGACCAGCTTCGCCCCAACGACCGAGTGGCCATCGTGGTATACGCTGGCGCGGCTGGAACGGTCTTACCCTCCACACCAGGCAATCAAACGGCCACCATCAAAGATGCCCTCGACAAACTCAGCGCGGGCGGCTCCACGGCAGGCGGCGAAGGCATCAAACTGGCTTACAAAATTGCGCAAGAGAATTTTATCAAGGGCGGCAATAACCGCGTGATATTGGCGAGCGACGGTGATTTTAACGTGGGTGTTTCGAGCGAGGGAGAATTGCAGCAAATTGTGGAAGAAAAACGCAAAAGCGGCGTGTATTTGAGCGTTTTAGGCTTTGGAATGGGCAATTACAAAGACAATAAGATGGAAACGCTGGCCGACAAAGGCAACGGCAACTACGCTTACATCGACAACTTGCAGGAAGCCCAAAAAGTATTTGTACATGAATTTGGCGGAACGCTCTTTACCGTCGCTAAAGATGTAAAACTACAGTTGGAGTTTAATCCCAAATTTGTCAAAGGTTACCGTTTGATTGGTTACGAAAATCGAATGCTCAAAAATGAAGAATTTCACGATGACAAAAAAGATGCGGGCGAAATGGGCAGTGGCCATACCGTAACTGCCCTCTACGAAATCATCCCTGCGGGCGTAGAAAGCGCCTATTTGGCCAAAGTCGATGACTTAAAGTACCAAAAACCAACTGAGGCGACCTCTGCTTCGGATGAAGTTTTGACGATAAAACTGCGCTACAAACAACCCGACAGCGAAATCAGCCGTTTGTTTGAAGTTCCAGTACGCGATACACACACGCCTTTTATGCGTACTTCTGACAATTTCCGTTTTGCAGCGGCCGTGGCCGAATGGGGATTATTGCTGCGAAAATCTGAATTTAAGGGTAGCGCTACCTACGAGCAGGTGATTCAAATCGCACAAAATGCATTAGCTAAAGACCCAGAGGGGTATCGAGCAGAGTTTGTGCGCTTGGTTAAGTTGGCGCAATCACTGGATAAAAAGGACATTGTTGCCCAAAAAGAAGAATAAATCACAAAAAACCACAAATGGGTTAGTTATCAACAATTTATGTGGACAACTAACCCATTTGTGGATGAACAAATCTTTAGTACCTCTAGCGCAGGGTTCCTGTGCTTGGGCTATATTCTCCCAAAGGAAAACTTAGACCTACGTTGATACCCCACGACCGATTATGAACATCGCTGACGGTGTTCATCACTTGCGTCAGGCCGAGATTATATCTTACATCCGCATTCAGCCACACCATACGCCCAATGGCATAATTAAACCCTGCGCCCATGGCAGCGCCACCATCTACCCCTTTGAACGGGCGAGTTGAGCCTTCAGGGTTAATGGATACATCGCTTTCATTGACGGCTTTTAGCAGAAAGCCAATGTATGGTCCTAACATTACTTTAGGACGAAATTTATTTCCCCGGTCATTGAGATAATAGGTTCCCATGATGGGAATTTGGAGATAATCCAAATGGCCTTTAGAAGCGCCGTTGGGAGATTCGCCTCCCATTCTTGAATATAACACTTGACCATTGACCCCAAATCTACTTTCCCCGCTGTAGTTTATAAAAATACCAGCCGTAGAGCCTGTTTTCCAATCAGAATACAGTTGGTTGCCCGTTAACTTCGAAAAGTTAACGCCGACAATAGGGCCGAAAGAAACATTTTTTTGGGCAATAACTTCGCTGCCTGAAAACGCCGCGAACATGGATAAAACAAAAATTACTTTTTTCATAGTGGTAAAATAATGATGGTGATTGATGTTTCTATCACAAAAGTCGTACTTACCCCAACAAGCGTTAAAATGCCCGCATTTGGGGATTTTTTTCCTCAAATGCGGGCTTAATAAATAATCAAGAACCCAAAAACTACTTAGGCATCGTAGGACGAACCTCAATTTTACTCGGTAACGTACGCGGATTCATTTTGAGCAAATCAACCACCATCTGACCGATGTCTTCGGGCTGAATTTTCCAGGCATCCTTTTCGGAAGGCTCATGATTATTAAAATTTGTAGCCACCGAACCAGGCATTATGGTTGTCACTTTAATGCCGTCGTTTCTTACGTCAAGCATTACAGCCTGCGTAAAACCAACCAGCCCAAATTTGCTGGCATTGTAAGCCGCGCCGTTGGCAAAGAAGTTTGTACCCGCCAAACTTGCAATGGTAATCAGGTAACCTTTTGAGTTTTTTAGGGCGGGCAAAGCGGCTTTTACGCTGTAAAACACGCCCGTGAGATTGATGTCAATGGTTTCTTGCCACTGTTCTACCGTCAAGGATTCCATAGGCGCAAAATGCCCGACACCCGCATTAGCCACCAAAACATCCAACGCACCCCATTGTTCAACTACCTGCTGGACGGCATTTTGCTGTGATTCAAAATCACGTACATCGGCCACTATACCCAACACATAGCCTTCCTTGAGCTGATTTAATTGCTGAAGAGCTTCTTGCAATGTCTCTTCACTACGCCCAGTAATGGCCACACGCATACCGTCTTTGATGAGCATTTCGGCGATTCCGTAACCGATGCCTTTGGTCCCTCCTGTAATGAGGGCAATTTTAGTTTTATCAGACATATTCTTTCAAAAAAATAAATTTGGAATTAAAAATTTTTGAGGGTTACGCAATATCAATTGACATTTTTTTATTTACCTTACCGTCAGTATTAAGGCTATCATTAACCTAAACTTTTAAACCAAAAAACGAGTAACATGAAAAGAGTTTATTCAAACTTATCTCTCGCGGCCGCCTTTTCGATTGCTTTTGTGGCATGTCAACAAAACGACATTTTAACCGAAAGCAACACCTCTGGCAATCCGCACAGCTCAGCAAGGGAAGCCTCTGCCAATACAGTACCCAATGAACTGCTCATTAAGTTCAAAAATGGCGTAAGTTCTTCAAAAAAAGATGAAATTTTAGAAAAGCTGGGGGCAAAATTAAAAGAGAAAATCTTAACAAAGATGATGGAAAAAGCGGGCGACAACGAGGGCGTCACGCTGGTTGAGCTTCCCATGGCGGCATTTGAGGCACTTTCCAAAACCAAAGATTTTGACGAAATTGAATATGCCGAGCCCAACTACATTTACACCCACGAGGCCACCTCAAACGACCCCTATTTCACCAACGGCTCTCTTTGGGGAATGTCAAGTGCCAATCAATACGGAAGCCAAGCTGCCACCGCATGGGCCGCGAACAAGACGGGTTCATCTGCCGTTTACATCGGCATCATTGACGAAGGCTACATGTATACCCACGAGGATTTGACTGCCAATGCAGGCGTCAACCCTTTTGAAATTGCAGGAAATGGTATTGATGACGATGGCAACGGCCTAAGAGATGACGTATACGGATGGGATTTTGACGGCAACAACAGCTCCGTATTTGACGGCGTAGGCGATGACCACGGCACACACGTAGCTGGAACCATCGGCGGGGTAGGCGGCAACGGCAAAGGCGTAGCAGGGGTAGTATGGAATGTAAAGCTGCTCGGGGCCAAGTTTTTAGGTAGCCGTGGAGGCACAACCGCCAACGCCATCAAAGCCGTTGATTATTTTACAGGCCTTA encodes:
- a CDS encoding porin family protein yields the protein MKKVIFVLSMFAAFSGSEVIAQKNVSFGPIVGVNFSKLTGNQLYSDWKTGSTAGIFINYSGESRFGVNGQVLYSRMGGESPNGASKGHLDYLQIPIMGTYYLNDRGNKFRPKVMLGPYIGFLLKAVNESDVSINPEGSTRPFKGVDGGAAMGAGFNYAIGRMVWLNADVRYNLGLTQVMNTVSDVHNRSWGINVGLSFPLGEYSPSTGTLR
- a CDS encoding carboxypeptidase-like regulatory domain-containing protein — translated: MAKPKKYIEPSIEQLRRYVAGELTPAEQYQIEKAALENERMDDTIEGLRAIKKANVEDKKALKELRERLHQRVEKKQQSWLPYYYASAAAVVLVVGLGWWMALKKEMPGKASSAIAQRQPSPILKPESVPAVVGNQPSSIESSANTEHFAPKPASTSKKEAATEIAAALKPTLTLEEKTNDVPALEAAPATVQVQDSGKNEAGSAQIPEKVEMAPTAALAKRSAFSAVKNEAVFTVRGKVLTANLQALPGVALQLKNQLRGVSTDAGGNFVLPNVRRGDEITVLSVGFEKMQLTVSDSVIAPIVLKEDEQPLSEVVVSAPPRNAKIMNREVGPQNGWKKYKDYLENSAKAYIAQNPQAPRGQVKLSFVVTSSGELVDFKAINKADSQLFEEAIRIVKSGDSWEPGLRSGQLVADKVLVSVRFE
- a CDS encoding SDR family oxidoreductase, with the translated sequence MSDKTKIALITGGTKGIGYGIAEMLIKDGMRVAITGRSEETLQEALQQLNQLKEGYVLGIVADVRDFESQQNAVQQVVEQWGALDVLVANAGVGHFAPMESLTVEQWQETIDINLTGVFYSVKAALPALKNSKGYLITIASLAGTNFFANGAAYNASKFGLVGFTQAVMLDVRNDGIKVTTIMPGSVATNFNNHEPSEKDAWKIQPEDIGQMVVDLLKMNPRTLPSKIEVRPTMPK
- a CDS encoding RNA polymerase sigma factor; its protein translation is MFLKIFRRKTALTDAEYLSDYRRTGDLTGLGELYERHMDMVFAVCFRYLRQEDEAKDAVMQVFEQLITDLKTHEVQNFKSWLHSVARNYCLMQLRQKRVAVGDEGIFEQEAYENFVAEPPEKEDWRIETQLSDLGDCLQILAQEQRRSVELFYFQQLCYQQIAEQTGFAITKVKSYLQNGKRNLKLCMEGKQHG
- a CDS encoding S8 family peptidase — translated: MKRVYSNLSLAAAFSIAFVACQQNDILTESNTSGNPHSSAREASANTVPNELLIKFKNGVSSSKKDEILEKLGAKLKEKILTKMMEKAGDNEGVTLVELPMAAFEALSKTKDFDEIEYAEPNYIYTHEATSNDPYFTNGSLWGMSSANQYGSQAATAWAANKTGSSAVYIGIIDEGYMYTHEDLTANAGVNPFEIAGNGIDDDGNGLRDDVYGWDFDGNNSSVFDGVGDDHGTHVAGTIGGVGGNGKGVAGVVWNVKLLGAKFLGSRGGTTANAIKAVDYFTGLKIKGLNIVATNNSWGGGGFSQALQDAIERANAAGVLFICAAGNSSSNNDAVANYPSNYPNSNIIAVASITSTGGLSSFSSYGATKVDIGAPGSAITSTVPTGSKRSVTSGYASYSGTSMATPHVAGAAALYASLNPGATAAQIKTAILNSATPTPSLAGKCVTGGRLNVSTF
- a CDS encoding vWA domain-containing protein, which codes for MKTKFFCLIFSVLALYACAQSAPVTVTGIVSEAGTKVPLAGATVFIKNTKTGTITDAQGRYAIRAKTGDKLLFSFIGYQATERKIGTDLVINVALKADNQPLQEVAVVTGRAAPNAKMQTFAVQPAAMPSLMHDGQFNTEEYKALNENIFHDAKKNPLTTFSIDVDRAAYSNVRRMLNLGQFPQRDVVRIEELVNYFDYDYPQPKGEHPVAIHTEISDSPWNKGLKLAHIGLQAKTIPTAHLPASNLVFLVDVSGSMNWVNKLPLVKEAFKLLVDQLRPNDRVAIVVYAGAAGTVLPSTPGNQTATIKDALDKLSAGGSTAGGEGIKLAYKIAQENFIKGGNNRVILASDGDFNVGVSSEGELQQIVEEKRKSGVYLSVLGFGMGNYKDNKMETLADKGNGNYAYIDNLQEAQKVFVHEFGGTLFTVAKDVKLQLEFNPKFVKGYRLIGYENRMLKNEEFHDDKKDAGEMGSGHTVTALYEIIPAGVESAYLAKVDDLKYQKPTEATSASDEVLTIKLRYKQPDSEISRLFEVPVRDTHTPFMRTSDNFRFAAAVAEWGLLLRKSEFKGSATYEQVIQIAQNALAKDPEGYRAEFVRLVKLAQSLDKKDIVAQKEE